A region of Thermotoga sp. Mc24 DNA encodes the following proteins:
- a CDS encoding nicotinate phosphoribosyltransferase has protein sequence MKRLSPEVFKVPIDRIRNGYYSDIYFINYVKVLKKDNHHPRVYYQFFPRKDATICGIDEALAILKFCTGYYRDEEKARELFEEILKIDKEMQAASVEMNVQRILELTQKKWDLRLKLNDLWVDKWEEIEVHALYDGEEAKEGEPVMTIEGDPTYFGYLETVLLGVIARATSTATAVKKVVKAARGKPVLFFSARFDHYWVQATDGYAALKAGAFGVSTDANADYWGVKSMGTMPHALIACYDGKTEDAAIAFDIHMEEDVNRIILVDWDNDVIGTTFRVIEKFYEYVMKKPFKLGVTDPSPIIGPGKNKIWGVRFDTSGNLRDKSVVPKDESSFGVCPELVWRARQEFDRVGLKDLKIVVSGGFDEKKIDLFERLGVPADAYGVGSRLLREKVDITADIVEVNGRHCAKVGRYKIENPRLKKVEKRYWEEE, from the coding sequence GTGAAAAGACTCAGTCCAGAGGTCTTCAAGGTTCCCATCGACCGCATCAGAAACGGTTACTACTCCGATATTTATTTCATAAACTACGTGAAAGTCCTGAAGAAAGACAACCACCATCCACGGGTGTACTACCAGTTCTTTCCGAGAAAAGACGCTACTATCTGTGGAATTGACGAGGCTCTCGCCATCTTGAAGTTCTGCACAGGATACTACAGAGACGAAGAAAAAGCAAGAGAGCTCTTCGAGGAGATCTTGAAAATAGACAAAGAAATGCAGGCAGCTTCAGTTGAAATGAACGTTCAGAGGATTCTGGAGCTCACTCAGAAAAAGTGGGACCTCAGATTGAAATTGAACGATCTGTGGGTTGACAAATGGGAAGAAATAGAAGTACACGCCCTCTACGACGGCGAGGAAGCGAAAGAAGGAGAGCCAGTAATGACGATAGAAGGAGATCCCACCTATTTCGGGTATCTTGAGACGGTTCTCCTTGGGGTGATTGCAAGAGCAACCAGCACGGCGACTGCCGTCAAGAAAGTAGTGAAAGCGGCGAGAGGAAAACCCGTGCTTTTCTTCAGCGCCCGTTTCGATCACTACTGGGTCCAAGCAACGGACGGCTACGCAGCGCTCAAGGCCGGAGCTTTTGGAGTTTCGACGGACGCGAACGCGGACTACTGGGGCGTCAAATCGATGGGAACGATGCCGCATGCTCTGATAGCTTGCTACGACGGAAAGACCGAAGATGCTGCCATCGCGTTCGATATTCACATGGAGGAAGACGTGAACAGGATCATTCTTGTGGACTGGGACAACGATGTGATAGGAACGACCTTCAGGGTCATCGAAAAATTCTACGAGTACGTGATGAAAAAGCCGTTCAAACTCGGAGTGACAGATCCTTCACCGATCATAGGTCCCGGAAAGAACAAGATATGGGGTGTGAGGTTCGACACTTCCGGGAATCTAAGAGATAAATCCGTGGTACCAAAGGACGAGTCTTCCTTTGGGGTGTGCCCGGAACTCGTCTGGAGAGCCCGTCAGGAGTTCGACAGAGTGGGGCTCAAGGATCTGAAGATAGTCGTCTCTGGAGGATTCGACGAGAAGAAGATAGATCTCTTCGAAAGACTCGGAGTTCCTGCAGATGCTTATGGTGTTGGATCTCGCCTTCTGAGGGAGAAAGTGGACATCACAGCCGATATCGTTGAAGTCAATGGTAGACACTGTGCGAAGGTGGGAAGGTACAAGATAGAAAACCCCAGACTGAAAAAAGTGGAGAAGCGCTACTGGGAAGAAGAGTGA
- the pdxS gene encoding pyridoxal 5'-phosphate synthase lyase subunit PdxS, whose amino-acid sequence MEIKKGTWIIKKGFAEMFKGGVIMDVTSAEQAKIAEEAGAVAVMALERVPADIRKEGGVARMASIAKIREIMEAVSIPVMAKVRIGHIAEAKILEELGVDFIDESEVLTPADDRFHINKHEFKVPFVCGARDLGEALRRIAEGAAMIRTKGEAGTGNVVEAVKHMRRVMEQIKQVTKMEDEELVAYGKEIGAPVELLREVKRLGRLPVVNFAAGGVATPADAALMMMLGADGVFVGSGIFKSKDPRKMAKAMVLAVTYWDNPRILLKISEDIGEPMRGLDVEELEVRMQERGW is encoded by the coding sequence ATGGAAATCAAAAAGGGCACCTGGATCATAAAGAAAGGTTTTGCGGAGATGTTCAAGGGTGGCGTCATCATGGACGTCACCTCTGCTGAACAGGCAAAGATCGCAGAAGAAGCGGGAGCAGTCGCCGTCATGGCCCTCGAAAGGGTTCCCGCCGATATCAGAAAAGAAGGTGGAGTCGCAAGGATGGCTAGCATCGCAAAGATCAGAGAAATCATGGAAGCAGTGTCCATCCCTGTGATGGCGAAGGTGAGAATCGGTCACATAGCCGAAGCAAAGATACTGGAGGAACTCGGAGTTGACTTCATCGACGAATCCGAAGTCCTCACACCAGCTGACGACAGGTTCCACATCAACAAACACGAATTCAAAGTGCCCTTTGTCTGCGGTGCAAGGGATCTCGGGGAAGCTCTCAGAAGAATAGCGGAAGGTGCAGCCATGATCAGAACGAAGGGAGAAGCCGGAACGGGAAACGTTGTAGAAGCAGTGAAGCACATGAGAAGGGTGATGGAACAGATAAAACAGGTGACGAAGATGGAAGACGAAGAACTCGTCGCTTACGGAAAAGAAATAGGAGCTCCCGTCGAGCTTCTCAGAGAGGTCAAGAGACTTGGAAGACTTCCCGTTGTGAACTTCGCAGCGGGTGGTGTGGCAACTCCTGCGGATGCGGCTCTCATGATGATGCTCGGAGCAGATGGAGTGTTCGTGGGATCCGGTATCTTCAAGTCCAAGGATCCGAGAAAGATGGCGAAAGCCATGGTGCTGGCCGTTACCTACTGGGACAATCCAAGGATACTCCTCAAGATCTCCGAAGACATAGGAGAGCCGATGAGAGGGCTCGATGTCGAAGAACTCGAAGTGAGAATGCAGGAGAGAGGGTGGTAA
- the pdxT gene encoding pyridoxal 5'-phosphate synthase glutaminase subunit PdxT, protein MKIGVLGVQGDVREHVEALHKLGVETLIVKLPEQLDMVDGLILPGGESTTMIRILKEMDMDEKLVERINNGLPVFATCAGVILLAKRIKNYSQEKLGVLDITVERNAYGRQVESFETFVEIPAVGKDPFRAIFIRAPRIVETGKNVEILATYDYDPVLVKEGNILACTFHPELTDDLRLHRYFLEMVK, encoded by the coding sequence ATGAAGATAGGCGTTCTGGGTGTTCAGGGAGACGTCAGAGAACACGTGGAAGCTCTCCATAAACTCGGAGTTGAGACCCTGATAGTGAAACTTCCAGAGCAGCTGGACATGGTGGATGGCCTCATTCTGCCCGGTGGAGAATCGACCACCATGATAAGAATTCTCAAAGAGATGGATATGGATGAAAAGTTGGTGGAAAGAATAAACAACGGCCTTCCCGTCTTTGCAACGTGTGCCGGTGTGATCCTTCTCGCAAAGCGCATCAAAAACTACTCTCAGGAAAAACTAGGAGTTTTGGACATAACCGTTGAAAGAAATGCCTACGGAAGACAGGTCGAAAGTTTTGAGACGTTTGTAGAGATACCCGCTGTAGGAAAAGATCCGTTCAGAGCCATTTTCATAAGGGCTCCGAGGATCGTTGAAACAGGAAAGAATGTGGAAATTCTGGCAACTTACGACTATGATCCTGTTCTAGTGAAAGAAGGAAATATACTCGCGTGCACGTTTCACCCAGAACTCACCGACGATTTGAGACTGCACAGATACTTCCTGGAGATGGTGAAATGA
- a CDS encoding diguanylate cyclase, translated as MKVKIDLEDEKLRERIASIVQEAGFFINESADVIITDDLKKQGRWVILVSKNVPENIPEGVLDVIDPRLPDFLLRRKFEMMKVYLIFPFGILSYLEDEFEKSKRYGFPLSVIYLFFEDDGTARRVYELLRELLRSSDRFDFLKRNEIMIVLPGTSKEGAERLLKRLKRKFLRLDWTKQPMLEYGVAQVEDWMETVEDLLASLESSLRRL; from the coding sequence ATGAAAGTGAAGATTGATCTGGAAGATGAAAAACTCCGTGAACGAATAGCCAGTATCGTTCAAGAGGCAGGTTTTTTCATAAATGAATCGGCGGATGTGATCATCACCGACGATTTGAAAAAACAGGGTCGGTGGGTGATTCTGGTTTCAAAGAACGTACCTGAAAATATCCCGGAAGGTGTGCTGGACGTGATCGATCCACGCCTTCCGGACTTTTTGCTGAGAAGAAAATTCGAAATGATGAAGGTGTACCTGATATTCCCATTTGGTATCCTCAGCTATCTCGAAGACGAATTCGAAAAATCAAAGCGATACGGATTTCCACTTTCTGTTATCTATCTCTTCTTCGAAGATGACGGTACGGCAAGACGTGTCTATGAACTCCTTCGAGAACTTTTGAGGTCTTCTGATAGATTCGATTTCCTGAAGAGAAACGAAATAATGATCGTTCTTCCCGGAACATCGAAAGAAGGCGCGGAAAGACTCCTCAAAAGGTTGAAGAGAAAGTTCCTGAGATTGGACTGGACAAAACAGCCGATGCTCGAGTACGGAGTCGCCCAGGTCGAAGACTGGATGGAAACCGTTGAAGATCTGCTTGCATCTCTTGAATCCTCTCTGAGGAGGTTGTAA
- a CDS encoding lysylphosphatidylglycerol synthase transmembrane domain-containing protein, translating to MAFGFLAVVFIFREVDPAEFSRYFHLKSLLYMFLLCGTFVFSIVIDSLRMKWLYSFVWKEKFPLYDAFFNNYMSFVFSMLTPFYFGGQFFQTYHLSKMGFKSEHNVNVILSRFVEYLISVTVLSILGLVRYRNFLFSNALLTSKLILLAYLISVSFIAVLMSALINPPLIARLFNAFKRIRWIDRLIKKITKAEDWDTRFLEWTEKLKESVQVLWKSGFMFFDFPLTFISLLVQSFVLYLAIWLTSGKIGFLDVTGLFYFLSLVVFYIPTPGASGGVEAVYQIVFSKILNSSEKTLASILIWRISTYYLPIFIGIAFLLIYRYPKEVTK from the coding sequence CTGGCTTTTGGATTTCTCGCCGTTGTTTTTATTTTCAGGGAAGTGGATCCCGCTGAATTTTCCAGATATTTTCATTTGAAATCTCTCCTTTACATGTTCCTTCTCTGCGGAACATTTGTTTTTTCTATCGTCATAGACTCTCTCAGGATGAAATGGCTCTACTCATTTGTGTGGAAAGAGAAGTTTCCACTGTACGATGCCTTCTTCAACAATTACATGAGTTTTGTCTTCAGCATGCTCACCCCTTTCTATTTTGGAGGACAGTTTTTCCAGACGTATCACCTCTCAAAAATGGGTTTCAAATCTGAACACAATGTGAACGTGATTCTTTCCAGATTTGTAGAATACCTGATCTCCGTTACTGTTCTTTCGATTCTGGGCCTTGTGAGATACAGAAACTTTCTCTTCTCGAACGCACTTTTGACTTCAAAGTTGATACTTCTCGCGTACCTCATCAGCGTATCGTTCATTGCTGTTTTGATGTCTGCGCTGATAAATCCTCCCCTCATCGCACGTCTTTTTAACGCTTTCAAAAGAATAAGATGGATAGATCGACTCATCAAAAAGATCACCAAAGCAGAAGACTGGGATACCAGATTTCTCGAATGGACAGAAAAATTGAAGGAAAGTGTTCAAGTACTCTGGAAAAGCGGCTTTATGTTTTTTGATTTTCCTCTCACTTTCATTTCCCTGCTTGTTCAATCTTTTGTTCTCTACCTTGCCATCTGGCTCACATCCGGAAAAATAGGTTTCCTCGATGTCACAGGCCTCTTCTATTTCTTGAGTTTGGTCGTGTTTTACATACCCACTCCTGGAGCGAGTGGAGGAGTGGAAGCGGTTTATCAGATCGTTTTTTCCAAGATTTTGAATTCTTCCGAAAAAACACTCGCCTCCATTCTCATCTGGAGGATTTCCACCTATTACCTTCCGATATTCATTGGTATAGCATTCCTCTTGATTTACCGCTATCCGAAGGAAGTGACAAAATGA
- a CDS encoding TIGR03936 family radical SAM-associated protein has protein sequence MKIVLRFKKKGMRRFLSTLESIKLVERSIRRADFSIVFTEGFHPKPKMSFLDAMPVGVVNLAFYVELFVKNISEKHIETLKSILPKDFALESAWIFDGNINELVNSYRFLVISEKPVDLEKTILKKNKKVSFKESLLDFEISSGKKYHIFRYTQKREKLINPLLLAEEGTFFLPICEEAMTEHGPLSSLLERRGTRV, from the coding sequence ATGAAGATCGTTCTCAGATTCAAGAAAAAAGGAATGAGGAGATTTCTCTCAACACTTGAGTCCATAAAACTCGTGGAAAGATCCATAAGGAGAGCAGATTTTTCGATCGTTTTCACGGAAGGTTTCCATCCAAAACCGAAGATGAGTTTCCTCGACGCCATGCCGGTGGGTGTGGTGAACCTCGCTTTCTACGTGGAACTCTTTGTGAAAAACATCTCAGAAAAACACATAGAAACCCTGAAAAGCATTCTCCCAAAGGATTTCGCTTTAGAAAGTGCATGGATCTTCGATGGAAACATCAACGAACTGGTCAACTCGTATCGTTTCTTAGTGATCTCAGAAAAACCTGTGGATCTGGAGAAGACTATTTTGAAAAAGAACAAAAAAGTTTCGTTCAAAGAGAGTCTTCTTGATTTTGAAATATCGAGTGGAAAAAAGTATCACATCTTCAGGTATACTCAAAAGAGGGAGAAACTGATAAACCCGTTACTCCTTGCAGAAGAAGGAACTTTTTTCTTACCCATATGTGAAGAAGCCATGACCGAACACGGTCCTCTTTCTTCTCTCCTCGAAAGGAGGGGTACGCGTGTCTAA
- a CDS encoding response regulator, whose amino-acid sequence MSKKVLLVDDSAVLRKIVSFNLKKEGYEVIEAENGQIALEKLSEFTPDLIVLDIMMPVMDGFTVLKKLQEKEEWKRIPVIVLTAKGGEEDESLALSLGARKVMRKPFSPSQFIEEVKHLLNE is encoded by the coding sequence GTGTCTAAAAAAGTTCTTCTCGTTGATGACTCGGCGGTTCTGAGAAAAATCGTTTCTTTCAATCTGAAAAAAGAAGGTTACGAAGTGATAGAAGCGGAAAACGGGCAGATAGCCCTGGAAAAGCTTTCGGAGTTTACACCAGACCTGATAGTTCTCGACATAATGATGCCCGTGATGGATGGATTCACCGTGTTGAAGAAGCTTCAGGAAAAAGAAGAATGGAAAAGAATTCCGGTGATAGTCCTCACGGCAAAGGGTGGTGAAGAAGACGAATCTCTGGCACTTTCCCTGGGTGCCAGAAAGGTCATGAGAAAGCCGTTCAGTCCCTCCCAGTTCATCGAGGAGGTGAAGCATCTATTAAATGAATGA
- a CDS encoding PP2C family protein-serine/threonine phosphatase produces MNEREICERIAEILNLEHDCSKGIDDLLKILEYEINEYRKSLEEQAMFMEAQIEELSRSYEEISTLLEISEIFGTFEFPLNLQDKLEKVIRLLRNVIKFESYLVHLESELTVGDLNREEIEPEIGNPEKTVLIEPGKSEKFSNLLFVPIKGNKYYGYVCFVGKEDGGVFTAGDRKIAEMTARYIASALDRLDFLKKEIERERLEEQLNIARQIQTNLLPRKIPEIGFVEADACSQPAVQVGGDYYDFFVSQEKRFLTVVGDVAGKSVPAALLMSAVRSYLKVLVTTCPDLEKLVNRLNTILCEDMTNDRFVTMAFIEISPDGTLNLINAGHNPVYFLHKGELVKLEASAIPIGITEWEYKKHSIHLKPGTFVISYSDGLTEARNEAGEEFGYERLEKILREFKGETSAELLEMLRKNVKSFIGDAQQHDDMTIVVLKYKGQQEVE; encoded by the coding sequence ATGAATGAAAGGGAAATTTGCGAAAGAATCGCTGAAATCTTGAATCTTGAACACGACTGTTCGAAGGGAATAGATGATCTTCTGAAGATCCTGGAGTACGAGATAAACGAATATCGAAAAAGCTTAGAAGAGCAGGCCATGTTCATGGAAGCTCAGATCGAAGAACTCTCGCGCTCGTACGAAGAAATATCAACTCTGCTTGAAATCTCGGAGATTTTCGGAACATTTGAATTTCCTTTGAACTTGCAGGACAAACTGGAAAAGGTTATTCGACTCCTCAGGAACGTGATAAAATTCGAAAGCTATCTCGTTCATCTTGAAAGTGAACTGACAGTCGGGGATCTGAACAGAGAAGAAATAGAACCAGAAATAGGAAATCCAGAAAAGACTGTTCTGATAGAACCCGGGAAATCTGAGAAATTTTCAAATCTTCTGTTTGTACCGATAAAAGGGAACAAATACTACGGATATGTGTGTTTCGTTGGAAAAGAAGACGGAGGGGTTTTCACCGCCGGCGACAGGAAAATAGCTGAGATGACGGCAAGATACATAGCGAGTGCTCTCGACAGATTGGATTTTCTCAAAAAGGAGATAGAGCGAGAAAGACTGGAAGAACAATTGAACATAGCAAGACAGATACAGACAAATCTTCTTCCCCGGAAAATTCCAGAGATTGGTTTCGTAGAAGCAGATGCCTGCTCTCAACCCGCTGTTCAAGTTGGTGGAGACTATTACGATTTCTTCGTGTCACAGGAGAAAAGATTTCTCACAGTCGTGGGTGATGTGGCAGGAAAGAGTGTACCGGCGGCTCTGCTCATGAGCGCTGTGAGGAGTTATCTGAAAGTACTGGTCACCACGTGTCCCGATCTGGAAAAGCTTGTGAACAGGCTGAACACCATTCTCTGTGAAGACATGACAAACGATCGCTTTGTAACGATGGCTTTTATAGAGATATCTCCAGATGGAACTTTGAATCTTATAAACGCAGGACACAATCCAGTTTATTTCTTGCATAAAGGAGAGCTCGTCAAGCTTGAAGCTTCTGCAATCCCAATCGGTATAACAGAGTGGGAATACAAAAAACACTCTATTCATTTGAAACCTGGTACATTCGTTATATCTTACTCCGACGGATTGACAGAAGCGAGGAACGAAGCGGGCGAAGAATTCGGATACGAAAGGCTGGAAAAGATTCTGAGGGAATTTAAAGGTGAAACATCCGCCGAATTGCTGGAGATGCTGAGAAAAAACGTTAAGTCGTTTATAGGAGATGCCCAGCAACATGACGATATGACAATCGTGGTGTTAAAATATAAAGGACAGCAGGAGGTGGAATGA
- a CDS encoding YebC/PmpR family DNA-binding transcriptional regulator, with protein sequence MSGHNKWANIKHRKMAQDAKKSKIFTKLIREIIVAAREGGGNIETNPRLRAAVEKARAENMPKENIERAIKRGTGELEGVDYQEVIYEGYAPGGVAVYIRALTDNKNRTAQELRHLFNKYGGSLAESGSVSWIFERKGVIEISRDKVKDLEELMMIAIDAGAEDIKDTEDPIQIITAPENISEVKSKLEEAGYEVESKVTFIPKNTVKVTGKDAEKVLEFLNALEDMDDVQEVYSNFEMDDKEMEEILSRLEG encoded by the coding sequence ATGTCAGGTCATAACAAGTGGGCCAATATTAAACACAGGAAGATGGCCCAGGATGCGAAGAAATCCAAGATTTTCACAAAACTAATCAGAGAAATCATCGTTGCGGCAAGAGAAGGAGGAGGAAACATAGAAACAAATCCGCGATTGAGAGCGGCAGTTGAAAAAGCAAGGGCGGAAAACATGCCCAAAGAAAACATTGAAAGAGCCATAAAGAGAGGAACAGGAGAACTCGAGGGAGTAGACTACCAGGAAGTGATCTACGAAGGATACGCACCCGGAGGAGTCGCCGTGTACATCAGAGCGCTCACAGACAACAAAAACAGAACCGCTCAGGAGCTCAGGCATCTGTTCAACAAATACGGTGGCAGCCTTGCGGAAAGCGGTTCGGTGAGCTGGATATTCGAAAGAAAGGGTGTTATCGAAATCTCGAGAGATAAGGTGAAAGATCTGGAAGAACTCATGATGATCGCTATAGACGCGGGTGCGGAAGACATAAAAGACACAGAAGATCCAATACAGATAATCACAGCACCTGAGAACATCTCAGAAGTGAAGAGCAAGCTGGAAGAAGCCGGTTACGAGGTGGAATCTAAGGTAACATTCATCCCTAAAAACACGGTGAAAGTCACAGGCAAAGATGCCGAAAAAGTTCTTGAATTTCTCAACGCGCTGGAAGATATGGACGACGTGCAGGAAGTGTATTCGAACTTTGAAATGGACGACAAAGAGATGGAGGAGATACTTTCCAGGCTGGAAGGATAA
- a CDS encoding CheR family methyltransferase → MQEERSEKKIGPFKFQSNFEWKEFPQEEFEWFVKEVEKRFGLNLSSYKPQRVKRRTELLLRKYNVDYREYINMLTKDKKYLDEFMDKMTINVTEFFRNPEKWWELRDEIIPLIAKNSLRMKFWSAGCSSGEEPYSLAILVHELNLSYKTRILATDIDIGVLRRAQEGIYEERAFVSTPKEYLEKYFEKLPDGRYRIKDSVKKIVEFKMHDLLRDPFEKNFDLILCRNVVIYFEPEAKNELYRKFAESMKLGGFFFVGNTERIFNYKELGFEIYKPFIYRKVK, encoded by the coding sequence ATGCAGGAGGAAAGATCGGAAAAGAAAATTGGGCCTTTCAAATTTCAATCGAATTTTGAGTGGAAGGAATTTCCTCAGGAGGAATTCGAATGGTTCGTGAAAGAAGTTGAAAAGAGGTTCGGGCTGAACCTCTCTTCTTACAAACCGCAGAGGGTAAAGCGCAGAACAGAACTTCTTCTCAGGAAGTACAACGTAGATTACAGAGAGTATATAAACATGCTCACAAAGGACAAGAAGTACCTCGATGAATTCATGGATAAGATGACGATAAACGTGACAGAGTTCTTCAGAAATCCGGAAAAATGGTGGGAACTGAGAGATGAAATCATTCCTCTGATTGCAAAAAATTCCCTTAGGATGAAGTTCTGGAGCGCGGGTTGTTCCTCTGGAGAGGAACCGTACTCCCTGGCCATCCTGGTTCACGAACTCAATCTTTCCTATAAAACTCGTATTCTGGCAACGGACATCGACATCGGCGTGCTTAGAAGAGCCCAGGAAGGGATTTACGAAGAAAGGGCCTTCGTCAGCACTCCAAAGGAATACCTGGAAAAATACTTTGAGAAGCTACCAGATGGAAGGTACAGGATAAAAGATTCTGTGAAGAAAATCGTGGAATTCAAAATGCACGATCTTTTGAGAGATCCGTTCGAAAAGAACTTCGATCTGATATTGTGTCGAAACGTGGTTATTTACTTCGAACCAGAAGCGAAAAATGAGCTCTACAGGAAGTTCGCTGAATCCATGAAACTGGGAGGTTTCTTCTTCGTCGGAAACACCGAAAGAATTTTCAACTACAAGGAACTGGGATTTGAGATATACAAACCGTTCATCTACAGAAAGGTGAAATAG
- the lspA gene encoding signal peptidase II: protein MAFVMVLTIVLDQLTKRIASEIHGTFFIVPGFLRFVKATNRGIALGLFKNLSEQLLWTVMFVVVFLSLLPYIFKFSRLERIAMGFILGGALGNLLDRIRFGYVLDFLNLTFLPTIFNLADVFIIVGGALMILGVFRGGDNESLESRKKRRGLETGSVFEGEDTIMDLEINDSKSDKRGQSEGQRSD from the coding sequence ATGGCGTTTGTGATGGTTCTCACAATTGTTCTGGATCAGCTTACAAAGCGGATAGCAAGCGAGATACACGGAACTTTCTTCATAGTTCCGGGTTTTTTGAGATTCGTGAAGGCAACCAACCGAGGAATCGCACTCGGGTTGTTTAAAAATCTTTCCGAACAGCTTCTCTGGACCGTGATGTTCGTTGTTGTTTTTCTCTCCCTGCTTCCTTATATTTTCAAGTTCAGCAGGCTGGAAAGAATAGCCATGGGCTTCATTCTTGGGGGAGCTCTCGGCAACCTTCTCGACAGAATCAGATTCGGATACGTTCTTGATTTTCTGAACTTGACCTTTCTCCCAACGATATTCAACCTAGCGGATGTGTTCATCATAGTCGGAGGAGCGCTTATGATACTGGGAGTTTTCAGAGGTGGAGACAATGAAAGTTTGGAGAGTCGAAAAAAGAGAAGAGGGCTGGAGACTGGATCAGTTTTTGAAGGAGAAGACACCATCATGGATCTCGAGATCAATGATTCAAAAAGCGATAAAAGAGGGCAAAGTGAAGGTCAACGGTCAGATTAA
- a CDS encoding RluA family pseudouridine synthase yields MKEKTPSWISRSMIQKAIKEGKVKVNGQIKKPSYKLKEGEIVEVDLPEKPQEATVQPEEIELKVLYEDRDIIVIDKPGDMIVHPVPSKLSGTLVNALLHHCKDLQGVGGKLRPGIVHRLDKETSGVMVVAKNDFAHQSLSKQFKDRKVKKTYILLAKGRMKNDEGVIDLPLARHPVLRIKMAVVETGKEAITEYRVLKRFDDVATLVLAFPKTGRTHQIRVHMKSLGHPIMGDKIYGKPKEDEIFGIKRQMLHALKLGFFHPRTGEWMEFVSPLPEDFKEAIRRIHEYVRERS; encoded by the coding sequence TTGAAGGAGAAGACACCATCATGGATCTCGAGATCAATGATTCAAAAAGCGATAAAAGAGGGCAAAGTGAAGGTCAACGGTCAGATTAAAAAACCAAGTTACAAGTTGAAAGAGGGTGAAATAGTAGAGGTTGACCTCCCTGAAAAGCCGCAGGAAGCGACCGTTCAACCCGAAGAGATAGAATTGAAAGTTCTTTATGAAGATAGAGACATCATAGTTATCGACAAACCCGGAGACATGATCGTTCATCCTGTTCCCTCCAAACTCAGCGGAACTCTTGTGAACGCTCTTCTTCATCACTGCAAAGATCTTCAGGGAGTTGGGGGAAAGCTCCGTCCGGGAATAGTTCACAGGCTCGACAAAGAGACCTCTGGTGTCATGGTAGTAGCCAAAAATGACTTCGCACATCAAAGCCTCTCGAAGCAGTTCAAAGATCGAAAGGTGAAGAAGACCTACATACTCCTGGCGAAAGGCAGAATGAAAAATGATGAAGGAGTTATCGATCTTCCACTCGCGAGACATCCCGTTCTGAGGATAAAAATGGCTGTCGTTGAAACAGGGAAAGAAGCGATCACAGAGTACAGAGTTCTGAAAAGGTTCGATGATGTCGCTACACTCGTTCTCGCCTTTCCCAAAACAGGTAGAACACACCAGATCAGGGTGCACATGAAAAGCCTCGGTCATCCGATCATGGGAGACAAAATCTACGGGAAGCCGAAAGAGGATGAGATCTTCGGAATAAAAAGGCAGATGCTTCACGCCCTGAAACTCGGTTTCTTCCACCCTCGAACGGGCGAATGGATGGAGTTCGTCTCACCTCTGCCGGAGGACTTCAAAGAAGCCATCAGAAGGATCCATGAATACGTGAGGGAAAGATCATGA